In the genome of Streptomyces sp. NBC_00259, the window CCGCCGGCCGCTGCGGCGGACCGGATCGCCGAGCAGCGCATGTCCGAGGCGCGCCGCCGGTAGTACCTCGCGGGCGGTCTCGCCGACCGGCCCCGGTGTGCACCGGGGCCGGAGCACACCGGGGAGACAAGACTCACGCCGGTCGGCGAGCCGCCCGCCAAGAACAGGTTAAAATCGCGGTTGACCAGCGAGGACGGGGCGCCTCGCCGGTCCTGCGAGGTGGCACGTGATGCGGGCGGCGTACCGTATGGCCGCGGAAGCAGGTACCGTTGAAGCCCTACGGACACGGTCTCTCCAAGGAGAGCCCGCTCCGAACCATGAACGCGTGTCAAGACTCTGGGGCCGTCGAGCCCCGTCACCGAGGGGGTCGAGCCATGGGGCGCGGCCGGGCCAAGGCCAAGCAGACGAAGGTCGCCCGCCAGCTGAAGTACAACAGCGGCGGGACTGACCTGTCGCGTCTGGCCAACGAGCTGGGCGCATCGACTTCGAGTCCGATTTCGAGTCAGCCGCCGAACGGCGAGCCGTTCGAGGACGACGACGAGGAAGACGACCCGTACGCCCGCTACGCGGATATGTACAACGACGACGATGACGAGGACGAAGAGTCCGATCCGTCGTCGCAGCGTCGCGGTGCTTGACGCCTGCACCTGCTTACTTCAGACCCGGTCCGGGGCCCGACCCCGGACCGGGTTCTGTGCTGTTCAGCTCGCGTAGTCGCCGACCAGGGCCGCGCCGGTGGTGTGCTCGCCGCGCTCGGTGATCTCGCCGGCGACCCAGGCGTCCACGCCACGGTCCGCGAGCGTCGTCAGGGCCACGTCGACGGACTCCTGGGGGACGACGGCGATCATGCCGACGCCCATGTTGAGCGTCTTCTCCAGCTCCAGCCGTTCGACCTGACCTGCCGTGCCGACGAGATCGAAGACCGCGCCCGGCGTCCAGGTGGACCGGTCGACGACCGCGTGCAACCCGTCCGGGACGACCCGGGCCAGGTTGGCGGCGAGCCCGCCGCCGGTGACGTGGCTGAAGGCGTGCACCTCGGTGGTCCTGGTCAGCGCCAGGCAGTCCAGCGAGTAGATCTTGGTGGGCTCCAGCAGCTCCTCGCCGAGGGTGCGGCCGAACTCCGGGATCTCCCGGTCCAGCGCCCACCCGGCCCGGTCGAAGACCACGTGCCGCACGAGCGAGTACCCGTTCGAGTGAAGGCCGGAGGACGCCATGGCGATGACCGCGTCCCCCGTACGGATACGATCCGCGCCCAGCAGCCGGTCGGCCTCCACCACGCCCGTACCGGCGCCCGCGACGTCGAAGTCGTCCGGGCCGAGCAGGCCCGGGTGCTCGGCGGTCTCGCCGCCGACCAGCGCACAGCCGGCGAGCACACAGCCCTCGGCGATGCCCTTGACGATGGCGGCGACGCGCTCGGGGTGGACCTTGCCGACACAGATGTAGTCGGTCATGAAGAGCGGCTCGGCGCCGCAGACGACGAGGTCGTCGACGACCATGCCGACCAGGTCGTGGCCGATCGTGTCGTACACGCCCATCTGGCGGGCGAGGTCGACCTTCGTGCCGACGCCGTCGGTGGCGGAGGCGAGCAGCGGACGCTCGTAGCGCTTGAGAGCCGAGGCGTCGAAGAGGCCGGCGAAGCCGCCGAGGCCGCCGAGGACCTCGGGGCGCCGGGTCTTCCTGACCCACTCCTTCATCAGCTCGACGGCGCGGTCGCCTGCCTCGATGTCGACGCCCGCGGCCGCGTAGGAAGCACCTGTCTCAGACATTGCCTGGGATCTTTCGGTTGGGATTACGGGGCTTGATCACGGACGACGGAGCGCGTCGGCGGCGTCGGCGCCACCCGCAAGCTCGGTCTCCAGAAGCTGCTTGCCGAGGAGCTCGGGGTCGGGCAGCTCCATCGGGTACTCACCGTCGAAGCAGGCGCGGCAGAGGTTCGGCTTGTCGATGGTGGTGGCCTCGATCATGCCGTCGATGGAGATGTACGAGAGCGAGTCGGCGCCGAGCGAGGTGCCGATCTCGTCGATCGTCATGCCGTTGGCGATCAGCTCGGCGCGGGTCGCGAAGTCGATGCCGAAGAAGCACGGCCACTTCACGGGCGGGGACGAGATCCGGATGTGGACCTCGGCGGCGCCGGCCTCGCGGAGCATCCGGACCAGGGCGCGCTGGGTGTTGCCGCGGACGATCGAGTCGTCGACGACCACCAGGCGCTTGCCCTTGATGACTTCCTTGAGGGGGTTCAGCTTGAGGCGGATGCCGAGCTGACGGATCGTCTGGGAGGGCTGGATGAAGGTCCGGCCGACATAGGCGTTCTTGACCAGTCCGGCGCCGTAGGGGATGCCGGAGGCCTCCGCGTAGCCGATGGCGGCGGGGGTGCCGGACTCCGGCGTCGCTATGACGAGATCCGCCTCGGCGGGCGCCTCCTTCGCGAGGCGGCGGCCCATCTCCACCCGGGAGAGGTACACGTTCCGCCCGGCGATGTCGGTGTCGGGGCGGGCGAGGTACACGTACTCGAAGACACAGCCCTTGGGCTTCGCTTCTGCGAAGCGGGAGGTGCGCAGTCCGTTCTCGTCGATCGCGATGAGCTCGCCCGGCTCGATCTCGCGCACGAAGCTCGCGCCGCAGATGTCGAGGGCGGCGGACTCGGAGGCGACCACCCAGCCGCGCTCCAGCCGGCCGAGGACCAGCGGGCGGATGCCCTGCGGGTCGCGGGCGGCGTAGAGCGTGTGCTCGTCCATGAAGACGAGGGAGAAGGCGCCCATGACGTCGGGGAGGACCTTGGCGGCCGCGTCCTCGATGGTGAGCGGCTTGCCGTCGTCGTCGGTCTGGCCCGCGAGCAGCGCGGTGACGAGGTCGGTGTCGTTGGTGGCGGCGACCTGGGTGGCGCGGCCGTCCTTGCGGGGCAGGTCGGCGACCATCTCGGCGAGCTTGGCCGTGTTGACCAGGTTGCCGTTGTGGCCGAGCGCGATGGAGCCGTGGGCGGTCGCCCGGAACGTCGGCTGCGCGTTCTCCCACACGGAGGCGCCCGTGGTCGAGTAGCGGGCGTGACCGACCGCGATATGACCCTGGAGGGAGCCGAGTGAGGTCTCGTCGAAGACCTGGGACACGAGGCCCATGTCCTTGAAGACGAGGATCTGGGAGCCGTTGCTGACCGCGATTCCCGCGGATTCCTGGCCCCTGTGTTGAAGGGCGTAGAGCCCGAAGTACGTGAGCTTGGCGACCTCTTCGCCCGGAGCCCAGACACCGAAGACGCCGCAAGCGTCCTGGGGGCCCTTTTCGCCGGGGAGCAGGTCGTGGTTGAGTCGTCCGTCACCACGTGGCACGGCACCGAGTGTAGGCGAGATCGACCACTGGTCCGAATTGGGGATGGCGACGGACGGCCGTTGATCAGGTCAGATGTTCGCACAAAAGCCGCGTAATGAAGCCTTTGGCGGGACATACGGGTGGTGGTGACGCGCGTTGAGGCGTGCCGCACATCACTCTCCGCACCGTCCGTTCCGAAGGACGCCCGGGCGTGTACGGGTCCCTTCCGGGGACATACCGGGCGCCTTCCGAGGGCGTACGCCCCGAGGTCAGCCCGGGCGTACGACCTGAGGTCAGCCCGCCGTCGCCGACACTCCCTTGCCGCTCTCCGCGGTGAGGGACAGGCTGCGGTGGTCCAGCTTGTACGTCACCTTGCCCGTGAGGGCCTCGGTCACGGACTGCTCCACCATCGCCGAGGTGCCGGTGCACATCATGCGCGTGGTGGACAGGCGGCCGAAGGTGATCGTCGAGCCGTCCACCTTCGCCTCGCCCCGGAAGGTGTTGCAGCCGAGGTTGCCGCGGACGGACCCGTCCTTGCCGATGACGAGGTGGGCCTTGTTCTCCGTGCCGGCGGGCAGGGAGGACGCGACCTCGCCCTTGAGCAGGGACGTGACCGTCCACTTCGTGCCCACGAGCGGCGCCGGGGACTGCGCGGCCAGTGCGACGGAGTCGCCGTCCGCGGTGGTCAGCACGAGGTTCTTGGCGGTCTTGCCCGCCTCGCCCGACGCGCCGGACACCTTCGCCTTGAGCTCGCCGGAGAGTGCCTTGCTCAGCGCGGTCTCGAAGCCCTGGACGTCCTTGGCGCAGCCCATCTCCGTCATCTGGGCCTGCCCGACCGTGATCGTGTCGCCCTCGATCTTCGCGTCGGCGCCGAAGTGGTTGCAGCCGTAGTTGCCCTCGGCCCGGCCCTTCTGGAACTCGACGTGGGCTCCGGCCGGGGCCGCCGTCTTCTTCCCGTCGACGGTGACGCTCTCGACGGTCCAGCGCACGCCGGTGAGGGGCGCGGCGGGCCGCACGGAGTCTCCTGAGCCGTCCCCCGCGCCCTTTCCCGAGCCCGTCTCGGTGCCACAGGCGGTGAGCGTGAGGACGGCCGTCAGGGCGGCCACTGCGGGAACGATCAGCTGAGTACGCATGCCTCTGTGACGGGGCGGGTGGGGCTCCGGTTCCCCCAGGGCCCCGACCTCGGCCCATCAGGGCGGCGCGGCAGCCCTCAGCTCATCAGGGGCAGCAGCGCCGACAGATCGGCGCGTTCACCGCTCGCGCTCACGGCGGCCGCGTCGAGTTCCGTGTCCCATCGCGTACGTCCCGTCGCGAGCCGGACCCAGGTCAGCGGGTCGGTCTCGACCACGTTCGGCGGGGTGCCGCGGGTGTGCCGGGGCCCTTCGACGCACTGCACCACGGCGTACGGCGGGATCCGCACCTCCACCGAACCACCGGGCGCCTTCGCGGCGAGCACGTCCGCGAGGAGCCGCACACAGGCCGCGAGCGCCTGCCGGTCGTACGGGACGCCCAGCCCGGTCGCGGCGTTCAAGTCGTCGGTGTGGACGACGAGTTCGACGGCGCGGGTGACGAGGAGGTCATCGAGACGCAGGGCACCCCCGCGGGTCTGGACCAGCCGGTCACCCGGCGTCCCCGACAGCACGTCGCCGACGTCCTCGGCGGCCCGCCCGTACAGCGCGGCGAGGTCCTGAGAGGCGTCGACCGCCGCCCGTACCCCCTCGTCGACCGCGTCGGCCCGCGCGGCCGTCGTGGACGGCCAGTCCAGCAGCGCGACTTCCGCCGTCGCCGGCTCCGGCAGCTCGGCCGCCCGTGCGACGGAGGCGAATCCGATCGCGATGTGCGTGGCCAGCTCGCGGACGGTCCAGTCCCCGAGCCTGGTCGGCAGTTCCAGCTGCTCGGGGGTCAACGTCCCTACCGCCTCCCGGACATGCCCGAACTGGGTGAGGACGGCGGCGCGGATCTTGACGGAGTCATAGCTGCGGGTGCGCTTTCTGGCCGGTGGCATGGGCTGAGGTTAGTCCTCGGCACCGGGCAGTTCCCTGTCGCATGGCACGGGTATGGGAGCCGTCAGAAGATGAGAGTGGCGGGAATACCGGTACGAAAGGTGTGAAACAGCATGTCTGAGCACCCGGACAGTGCCCTGGTACGCCGGGGCTACGACGCCTTCAACAAGGGCGACATGGCAACCCTCCGCACCCTGTTGACAGCGGACTGCATCCACCACATCCCGGGAAGCAGCCGGCTCTCGGGTCACTACAAAGGGCAGGACAACATCCTGGAGATGTACGGCGAACGCATGGAGCTCGCCGGCGGCAGCCTGCGGGTCGAGCTGCACGGCGCCTATCCGGACGGCCGGGGACACGTCATGGCCGTACACAAGTACTACGCCGAGCGCGGGGACCGTGGCATCGAGATGCCGGGCGGCCTCTGGTTCACCATCGTCGGAGGCAAGATCACCGACATCGACGAGTGCGTTCAGGACATCGACGAGACGGACGCGTTCTGGGGCCCCGCCGGCTGAGCGGTGAAGGCCTCCCCGTTGCGCGGTACACCGGTGCCGCGCCAGGTGAACGGGACGCCGGTCGCTGCCTCGGGGTCGGGCCCGTCCATCAGCTGGAAGTGCAGATGCGGCTCGGTGGAGTTCCCGGAGTTGCCGCACCGGGCCACGAGCTGCCCGGCACGCACCCGCTCCCCCTCCCGCACGGCGAGCGAGCCCCGCCGGAGGTGGGCGTAGGCCGCGTACGTACCGTCCCCCAGGTCGAGCACGAGATGGTTGCCGAGGATCCGGCGCGCGCCACCGAGCATCCGGACGACGCCCTCCGCGAAGAACCAGATCAGGGCCGGCATCGAGTTCCGGCTGAGGTGGTCGCGCTGGCTGTCGGTCGCGCGTACGACGGTGGCGTCGGCGACCGCGTACAGCGGGGCGTCGAACGCGGGGAAGTCCCGGTTTCGCCGGACGAGCGGCCACAGCCAGGCGAAACGGGGCCGCGGCCGTTCCTCGGACTCGGCCACGATGTCGATCGCGAAGCTCTGCGCGCACTCGTGGGTGCCATGGCTCGGCACCTTGTCGGCCGGGCCGTTCAGGGCGCTCCAGCGGCCGGCGACCGGGGGTGCGGTCTCGACGGGGCCGCCCTTCCGCGCGTCGATGCGGCGCCGGGCGGCACGGCCCAGGGCGATGGCGAGGGCGATCGCGCCGGCCGCCGGCAGCAGGCGCAGCCAGTCGGGGCGCAGGTCGATGAGACGAGTCGGGGCCATCAGGGCGAAGAAGGCCGCCCACAGGACGCGTATGGCGAGTGCCCCGGCTTTGCGTACGGACATGACCGTTCCTCCCTAGGGACGTGCCGCGGTCAGCGCCACCAGCAGCGGGACCACCCGGGCGCCCGGCACCTCGTACCGGCCCCGGCCCGTGGTGTGCAGCCAGCCCGCGGCGGTCAGCTGGCGCAGATGGTGGTAGATCTGGCCGGTCGTGCCGAGCCCTTCGAGCTCGGCGAGCTCGGCCGCGGTACGACGGCCGCCGACGATCTCGCGCAGCAGCCGCAGGCGCACGGGATTCCCGAGCGCCGCGAAGGAGTCGGCGGCGGCGGACCAGTCGTCCTCCAGCAGTTGCTCGGTGAGCGCGCCGAACTGCCACTCGTACCGCTCGTGCGTCGGCAGTCCTACGGCGCCGGTGAACAGCACCCCGCCGCCGCCCTCGGCCTCGTCCCCGATACGCGCGAGCTGCGCCTTCAGCCCTTCGAGGGCCCAGAAGTCCGCCTCGCTCACAGCCGGCGCACGGCGCTCCGCGCCCTCCAGCGCCGCCATCCGCCGCTCCAGCTCGGCCACCCGCTCTTCCAGCTCCATGAGTCAGAGGTTACGTAATTACGTAATCTCAATCAAGCCCTCGGACGGCCGCACGGCAAAGCCCCCGCCCGGACGACGATCCGTCCGGACGGGGGCCTGTGACGTGCTGTGCCGCGCTGTGCGTCAGGCGAGCAGAGCCGGGATGGTCTCCTCGTGAGCCGTGCGCAGCTCGCTCAGCGGGATGGCGAACTCGCCCTGTACGTCCACCACGTCCCCGTCGACCACACCGATCCGCGTGGCCGGCAGCCCTCGCGCACCGCACATGTCGGTGAAGCGGAGCTCCTCGCTGCGCGGTACGGCGACGACCGCACGGCCCGCGGACTCGGAGAAGAGGAACGTGAAGGCGTCGAGACCGTCCGGGACGACCAGCCGCGCACCGGTGCCGCCGCGCAGGCAGGACTCGGTGACCGCCTGGACCAGACCGCCGTCGCTCAGGTCGTGCGCCGCGTCGATCATGCCGTCGCGGGAGGCCGAGATCAGGATCTCGCCGAGCAGCTTCTCCCGGTCCAGGTCGACCTTCGGCGGCAGACCGCCGAGGTGGTCGTGGATCACCTGCGACCAGGCCGACCCGCCGAACTCCTCACGCGTGTCGCCCAGCAGGTAGAGCAGCTGCCCCTCCTCGGCGAACGCGATCGGCGTACGGCGCGTGACGTCGTCGATCACACCGAGCACGGCCACGACCGGCGTCGGGTGGATCGCGGTCTCGCCCGTCTGGTTGTAGAGCGAGACATTGCCGCCGGTCACCGGAGTGCCCAGCTGCTGACAGCCGTCGGCCAGACCACGGGTGGCCTCGGCGAACTGCCACATGACGGCCGGGTCCTCGGGCGAGCCGAAGTTCAGGCAGTCGGAGATCGCGAGCGGCTTGGCACCGGAGGCGGCGACATTGCGGTACGCCTCCGCCAGCGCGAGCTGCGCGCCCGTGTACGGGTCGAGCTTCGCGTACCGGCCGTTGCCGTCCGTGGCGACCGCGACACCGAGGTTGGTGTCCGGGTCGATCCGGACCATGCCGGAGTCCTCGGGCTGGGCCAGCACGGTGTTGCCCTGCACGAAGCGGTCGTACTGGTCCGTGACCCATGCCTTCGACGCCTGGTTCGGGGACGCGACCAGCTTCAGGACCTGCTCGCGCAGCTCCTCGCCCGTGGCCGGCCGGGGCAGCTTGCCCGCGTCGTCCGCCTGGAGGGCGTCCTGCCACTCGGGGCGGGCGTACGGCCGGTGGTAGGTCGGGCCCTCGTGGGCGACGGTGCCCGGCGGCACGTCCACGATCTGCTCGCCGTGCCAGAAGATCTCCAGCCGCTCGCCGTCCGTCACCTCACCGATGACCGTGGCGATGACGTCCCACTTCTCGCAGATCTCCAGGAAGCGGTCGACGTGCCGCGGCTCGACGATCGCGCACATGCGCTCCTGCGACTCGCTCATGAGGATCTCCTCGGGCGAGAGGGTCGCGTCACGCAGCGGAACGGTGTCGAGCTCGACCCGCATACCGCCGGAGCCGGCGCTCGCCAGCTCGCTCGTCGCGCAGGACAGACCGGCGCCGCCGAGGTCCTGGATGCCGGCGACCAGCTTCTCGCCGAAGATCTCCAGGGTGCACTCGATGAGGAGCTTCTCCTGGAACGGGTCGCCGACCTGGACGGCCGGGCGCTTGGCAGGACCGGTCGACTCGAAGGTCTCGCTCGCCAGCACCGACACACCGCCGATGCCGTCGCCGCCGGTGCGGGCGCCGTAGAGGATCACCTTGTTGCCGGCGCCGGACGCCTTCGCCAGGTGGATGTCCTCGTGCTTCATGACACCCACGCACAGCGCGTTGACCAGCGGGTTGCCCTGGTAGCAGGGGTCGAAGACGACCTCGCCGCCGATGTTCGGCAGGCCCAGGCAGTTGCCGTAGCCGCCGATGCCCGCGACGACGCCCGGCAGGACGCGCTTGGTGTCGGGGTGGTCGGGGGCGCCGAAGCGCAGCGGGTCCATCACCGCGACCGGGCGGGCGCCCATGGCGAGGATGTCGCGGACGATGCCGCCGACGCCGGTGGCCGCGCCCTGGTAGGGCTCGATGTAGCTGGGGTGGTTGTGCGACTCGACCTTGAAGGTGACCGCGTACCCCTGGCCGACGTCCACGACGCCCGCGTTCTCGCCGATGCCGACGAGCAGCGCGTCGTTCTCGGGGGCCTTCTCGCCGAACTGCTTCAGATGGACCTTGCTGCTCTTGTACGAGCAGTGCTCGGACCACATCACGGAGTACATCGCGAGCTCGGCACCGGTCGGGCGGCGGCCGAGGATCTCGCGGATGCGCGTGTACTCGTCCTCCTTGAGGCCGAGCTCCTTCCAGGGCTGCTCGGTCCCGGGCGTCACGGTTGCGTGCTTGACGGTGTCGAGAGTCATGCGGCGACCAGCTTCTTGATGATCGAGGTGAAGAATCCGAGGCCGTCCGTGCCGCCGGTGCCGATCAGCGGCTCCACGGCGTGCTCGGGGTGCGGCATCAGGCCGACGACGTTGCCCGCGGCGTTCGTGATGCCCGCGATGTCGCGCAGCGAGCCGTTCGGGTTGCCGTCCAGGTAGCGGAACGCGACCCGGCCCTCGGCCTCGAGCTCGTCGAGGACGCGCTCGTCGGCGACGTAGCGCCCGTCCATGTTCTTCAGCGGAACGGAGATCTCCTGGCCCTGCTCGTAATCGGCGGTCCAGGCGGTTTCCGCGTTCTCCACCCGCAGCTTCTGGTCGCGGCAGATGAAGTGCAGATGGTTGTTGCGCAGCATCGCGCCCGGCAGCAGATGGGCCTCGGTGAGGATCTGGAAGCCGTTGCAGATTCCGAGGACCGGCAGCCCGGCCTTCGCCTGCTCAATGATCGTTTCCATCACCGGCGAGAAGCGGGAGATGGCACCCGCCCGCAGATAGTCACCGTAGGAGAAGCCGCCCGCGAGGACGACCGCGTCGACCTGCTTGACGTCCTTGTCACGGTGCCACAGCGAAACGGGCTCCGCGCCCGCGAGGCGGACGGCCCGCAGGGCGTCCTGGTCGTCGAGCGTTCCAGGGAATGTGACGACTCCGATACGAGAGGTCACGACTCCACCTTTACGACGAAGTCCTCGATGACGGTGTTGGCCAGGAACGTCTCGGCCATCTCATGGATGCGGGCGAGGGCGGCATCGTCGACCGGTCCCTCCACCTCGAGTTCGAAGCGCTTTCCCTGACGTACGTCCGCGATCCCCTCGAAGCCCAGGCGGGGCAGTGCACGCTGCACCGCCTGGCCCTGCGGGTCGAGGATCTCCGGCTTGAGCATGACGTCGACTACGACGCGTGCCACTGGCACTCCCGATGGTGTGGTGCTGAAGGCGGTTCCCTCAGCGTACCCGCCCGAAAAATCTACGCGCATAGATATCGGGAGAACCCCATGTGAAAATCCAGAGAAAAACTCCGCCGACCCATTGCGGAGGACACGCGGATGCAATTGGCTGGGCTTCACAATGCGCTGCCGTCCGCTGTACAAAGGAATACGGCGGAAAGCAGCAATGCCCCGCAGCAGCCGGAATACCGGTATCGCCCCGTGTCGGTACTGACCTGTACCGACACGGCACGGCGAACCGCAGGAAAGGACCGATATCCGTGGCGCAGCGCGTAGTGGTGACACTCTTCGACGACATCGACGGCGGAGAAGCGACGGAAACGGTTTCGTTCAGCCTGGACGGGAAGTCGTACGAGATCGACCTGAATCCCGCCAATGCAAAGAAACTGCGCAAGACCCTCGCCCCGTACGTGGCGGCGGGCCGCAAGGCGGGCAAGCACGCGGGCAGACCCCACAGGGAGTACCGCCACACCGCCCTCGCCCCCGACCCGGCGGCCGTCCGCGCTTGGGCCCAGTCCAACAAGATGGACGTACCTGCCCGCGGGCGCATCCCCAAGCGCGTGTACGAGGCGTTCCGCGAGGCGAGCTGAACAACCGCCAGGACACGGGGAGAAGGACCCGCCAACCGGCACCCGCGGTGAACCGAGTTGCACTGCACCCCCGCAGGTGGGCTAAAGTCTGGAGCACGCCGAGGGGCGAGGCCGGAAGGCCGGACCTCACGGAGCGTGCGGGTGTAGTTCAGTAGTAGAACAGCCCTCTTCCAGAGGGAAGGCGCAGTGTGCAATTCCTGTCACCCGCTCCGCACCGCT includes:
- a CDS encoding nuclear transport factor 2 family protein, encoding MSEHPDSALVRRGYDAFNKGDMATLRTLLTADCIHHIPGSSRLSGHYKGQDNILEMYGERMELAGGSLRVELHGAYPDGRGHVMAVHKYYAERGDRGIEMPGGLWFTIVGGKITDIDECVQDIDETDAFWGPAG
- the purQ gene encoding phosphoribosylformylglycinamidine synthase subunit PurQ; translation: MTSRIGVVTFPGTLDDQDALRAVRLAGAEPVSLWHRDKDVKQVDAVVLAGGFSYGDYLRAGAISRFSPVMETIIEQAKAGLPVLGICNGFQILTEAHLLPGAMLRNNHLHFICRDQKLRVENAETAWTADYEQGQEISVPLKNMDGRYVADERVLDELEAEGRVAFRYLDGNPNGSLRDIAGITNAAGNVVGLMPHPEHAVEPLIGTGGTDGLGFFTSIIKKLVAA
- the purF gene encoding amidophosphoribosyltransferase, producing MPRGDGRLNHDLLPGEKGPQDACGVFGVWAPGEEVAKLTYFGLYALQHRGQESAGIAVSNGSQILVFKDMGLVSQVFDETSLGSLQGHIAVGHARYSTTGASVWENAQPTFRATAHGSIALGHNGNLVNTAKLAEMVADLPRKDGRATQVAATNDTDLVTALLAGQTDDDGKPLTIEDAAAKVLPDVMGAFSLVFMDEHTLYAARDPQGIRPLVLGRLERGWVVASESAALDICGASFVREIEPGELIAIDENGLRTSRFAEAKPKGCVFEYVYLARPDTDIAGRNVYLSRVEMGRRLAKEAPAEADLVIATPESGTPAAIGYAEASGIPYGAGLVKNAYVGRTFIQPSQTIRQLGIRLKLNPLKEVIKGKRLVVVDDSIVRGNTQRALVRMLREAGAAEVHIRISSPPVKWPCFFGIDFATRAELIANGMTIDEIGTSLGADSLSYISIDGMIEATTIDKPNLCRACFDGEYPMELPDPELLGKQLLETELAGGADAADALRRP
- a CDS encoding DUF3073 domain-containing protein encodes the protein MGRGRAKAKQTKVARQLKYNSGGTDLSRLANELGASTSSPISSQPPNGEPFEDDDEEDDPYARYADMYNDDDDEDEESDPSSQRRGA
- the purL gene encoding phosphoribosylformylglycinamidine synthase subunit PurL; translated protein: MTLDTVKHATVTPGTEQPWKELGLKEDEYTRIREILGRRPTGAELAMYSVMWSEHCSYKSSKVHLKQFGEKAPENDALLVGIGENAGVVDVGQGYAVTFKVESHNHPSYIEPYQGAATGVGGIVRDILAMGARPVAVMDPLRFGAPDHPDTKRVLPGVVAGIGGYGNCLGLPNIGGEVVFDPCYQGNPLVNALCVGVMKHEDIHLAKASGAGNKVILYGARTGGDGIGGVSVLASETFESTGPAKRPAVQVGDPFQEKLLIECTLEIFGEKLVAGIQDLGGAGLSCATSELASAGSGGMRVELDTVPLRDATLSPEEILMSESQERMCAIVEPRHVDRFLEICEKWDVIATVIGEVTDGERLEIFWHGEQIVDVPPGTVAHEGPTYHRPYARPEWQDALQADDAGKLPRPATGEELREQVLKLVASPNQASKAWVTDQYDRFVQGNTVLAQPEDSGMVRIDPDTNLGVAVATDGNGRYAKLDPYTGAQLALAEAYRNVAASGAKPLAISDCLNFGSPEDPAVMWQFAEATRGLADGCQQLGTPVTGGNVSLYNQTGETAIHPTPVVAVLGVIDDVTRRTPIAFAEEGQLLYLLGDTREEFGGSAWSQVIHDHLGGLPPKVDLDREKLLGEILISASRDGMIDAAHDLSDGGLVQAVTESCLRGGTGARLVVPDGLDAFTFLFSESAGRAVVAVPRSEELRFTDMCGARGLPATRIGVVDGDVVDVQGEFAIPLSELRTAHEETIPALLA
- a CDS encoding M23 family metallopeptidase codes for the protein MSVRKAGALAIRVLWAAFFALMAPTRLIDLRPDWLRLLPAAGAIALAIALGRAARRRIDARKGGPVETAPPVAGRWSALNGPADKVPSHGTHECAQSFAIDIVAESEERPRPRFAWLWPLVRRNRDFPAFDAPLYAVADATVVRATDSQRDHLSRNSMPALIWFFAEGVVRMLGGARRILGNHLVLDLGDGTYAAYAHLRRGSLAVREGERVRAGQLVARCGNSGNSTEPHLHFQLMDGPDPEAATGVPFTWRGTGVPRNGEAFTAQPAGPQNASVSSMS
- a CDS encoding maleylpyruvate isomerase family mycothiol-dependent enzyme, with protein sequence MPPARKRTRSYDSVKIRAAVLTQFGHVREAVGTLTPEQLELPTRLGDWTVRELATHIAIGFASVARAAELPEPATAEVALLDWPSTTAARADAVDEGVRAAVDASQDLAALYGRAAEDVGDVLSGTPGDRLVQTRGGALRLDDLLVTRAVELVVHTDDLNAATGLGVPYDRQALAACVRLLADVLAAKAPGGSVEVRIPPYAVVQCVEGPRHTRGTPPNVVETDPLTWVRLATGRTRWDTELDAAAVSASGERADLSALLPLMS
- a CDS encoding META domain-containing protein; this encodes MRTQLIVPAVAALTAVLTLTACGTETGSGKGAGDGSGDSVRPAAPLTGVRWTVESVTVDGKKTAAPAGAHVEFQKGRAEGNYGCNHFGADAKIEGDTITVGQAQMTEMGCAKDVQGFETALSKALSGELKAKVSGASGEAGKTAKNLVLTTADGDSVALAAQSPAPLVGTKWTVTSLLKGEVASSLPAGTENKAHLVIGKDGSVRGNLGCNTFRGEAKVDGSTITFGRLSTTRMMCTGTSAMVEQSVTEALTGKVTYKLDHRSLSLTAESGKGVSATAG
- the purM gene encoding phosphoribosylformylglycinamidine cyclo-ligase, producing MSETGASYAAAGVDIEAGDRAVELMKEWVRKTRRPEVLGGLGGFAGLFDASALKRYERPLLASATDGVGTKVDLARQMGVYDTIGHDLVGMVVDDLVVCGAEPLFMTDYICVGKVHPERVAAIVKGIAEGCVLAGCALVGGETAEHPGLLGPDDFDVAGAGTGVVEADRLLGADRIRTGDAVIAMASSGLHSNGYSLVRHVVFDRAGWALDREIPEFGRTLGEELLEPTKIYSLDCLALTRTTEVHAFSHVTGGGLAANLARVVPDGLHAVVDRSTWTPGAVFDLVGTAGQVERLELEKTLNMGVGMIAVVPQESVDVALTTLADRGVDAWVAGEITERGEHTTGAALVGDYAS
- a CDS encoding ArsR/SmtB family transcription factor → MELEERVAELERRMAALEGAERRAPAVSEADFWALEGLKAQLARIGDEAEGGGGVLFTGAVGLPTHERYEWQFGALTEQLLEDDWSAAADSFAALGNPVRLRLLREIVGGRRTAAELAELEGLGTTGQIYHHLRQLTAAGWLHTTGRGRYEVPGARVVPLLVALTAARP
- a CDS encoding histone-like nucleoid-structuring protein Lsr2; protein product: MAQRVVVTLFDDIDGGEATETVSFSLDGKSYEIDLNPANAKKLRKTLAPYVAAGRKAGKHAGRPHREYRHTALAPDPAAVRAWAQSNKMDVPARGRIPKRVYEAFREAS
- the purS gene encoding phosphoribosylformylglycinamidine synthase subunit PurS; translated protein: MARVVVDVMLKPEILDPQGQAVQRALPRLGFEGIADVRQGKRFELEVEGPVDDAALARIHEMAETFLANTVIEDFVVKVES